Proteins encoded in a region of the Streptomyces violaceoruber genome:
- the fxsA gene encoding FxSxx-COOH cyclophane-containing RiPP peptide, whose protein sequence is MDIRDEAGAEQATAGAGEPLPDLLELDLAQLGTVEHPVLREVLGELRARAAEPSEMLWGFDNSF, encoded by the coding sequence ATGGACATACGGGACGAGGCCGGGGCGGAGCAGGCGACTGCGGGCGCCGGGGAGCCACTGCCTGACCTGCTGGAACTGGACCTCGCACAGCTGGGCACCGTCGAACATCCGGTGCTGCGCGAGGTGCTGGGAGAACTGAGGGCGCGGGCCGCGGAGCCGAGCGAGATGCTGTGGGGCTTCGACAACTCCTTCTGA
- a CDS encoding SAV_2336 N-terminal domain-related protein, translating to MPADDPLARLVLRLRESGLDPDAEQLCDALWLARWTRSADATDAEPAPDARVAPAVVRPPTGPVSLPPDRARPPAPEPPAAPAARRVALYPLPPGDGPGAHGAGPARALPVGVPAAPVLPAPLELQRALRPLQGYRSPATPLRSELDEVATAEVSARAGGLILPVRRYLSRRDARLQLVLDASSSMRVWGRLFAELAQVFSRLGAFSDVQVSHLHQGPDGGPAVSRSADPYGAPLHAADRLSDPTGRRIVVLVSDCAGPLWHGGHAHRLLHHLTRQGPVVVLQPLPQRMWNRTRLPVTFGGLSRGDTLGGGAVLRVRTASGAAEARRGALAVPVLPPEPVALGSWARLLAGAGPVPGAVGWVRADHPAAAATRPDRRRTPLERVSRFSAGASPAAARLAVYLAATPLCLPVMQLVQRTMLPGSGPSELAEVLVGGLVTRARADQGGDGSQWYDIDPEVREALLSRLGRDEAMLVLKHCSEYIEQHFGKGGPNFPALALAQLGDGGPGRPHPHPSGGEPGYPGENGGDAGTAPVPQPFAEVAARILERFMPLPEQFATYDSRTGPQVTAERPTHRAVVRARALLARFDGEGMVQDVIDAVQLLRGATEQERPAGADPELWGEYARCTLRLWEVQGGTALLREATRAAERAAASPHALRERAVLARVLHAAATDARRRGDRSGALDLLRRADREYAVACAAPGLDEAEALRLTLERVASLEAQWRLGGDSALLQSAVGMLEAFADAWPDRGDRPSQLLLAHGRTLLRLSEVTADPVQVRLYAEQSARSLRRGLEAGPAPETNESVRDRVRVLIDLVDALLSAGGPLDEAQARTDEALGRVREQGQRAALLVRAGRVAVARYAESGEPPELHGAADRFAQAAHWMSRDAPAHADVLAEWGGVLLRLATLEPADRRQGQLSRAIRVLRDCRMETPAGSRRVAHRLLLLGQALMVRYQARGDRVDLREAEHLFGLAAADAEDPLLAARCRLELGQAQFEAFQSLGRAARLDVAVEAFRAAAESARRAEEEAETERRRQEAVELAAQAHHWRGMSFEAAVRPRAAREAYAAARAQWDRLPDDRLATGEPTARQTAQRLADLE from the coding sequence GTGCCCGCCGACGACCCGCTCGCCCGACTCGTCCTGAGGCTGCGGGAGAGCGGCCTGGATCCGGACGCCGAGCAGCTCTGCGACGCGCTCTGGCTGGCCCGGTGGACCCGCTCCGCCGACGCCACGGACGCTGAGCCCGCCCCGGACGCGCGCGTGGCGCCCGCGGTGGTCCGGCCGCCCACCGGACCCGTGTCGCTGCCACCGGACCGGGCCCGGCCGCCCGCGCCCGAGCCGCCCGCCGCTCCGGCCGCCCGCCGCGTGGCCCTCTACCCGCTGCCCCCCGGCGACGGGCCCGGTGCGCACGGAGCCGGCCCGGCCCGCGCACTGCCGGTGGGTGTGCCCGCCGCCCCCGTGCTGCCCGCGCCGCTCGAACTCCAGCGTGCCCTGCGCCCCTTGCAGGGATACCGCAGTCCGGCCACACCCCTGCGGTCCGAGCTCGACGAGGTCGCCACCGCGGAGGTGAGCGCCCGGGCCGGCGGACTGATCCTGCCCGTCCGCCGGTACCTGTCCCGCCGGGACGCCCGGCTGCAACTGGTGCTGGACGCCTCCTCCTCGATGCGCGTGTGGGGCCGGCTGTTCGCCGAACTGGCCCAGGTCTTCAGCCGGCTGGGAGCCTTCTCGGACGTCCAGGTCAGCCATCTGCACCAGGGGCCCGACGGGGGCCCGGCCGTCAGCCGCAGCGCCGACCCGTACGGTGCGCCGCTGCACGCCGCCGACCGGCTCAGCGATCCGACCGGACGCCGGATCGTCGTCCTGGTCAGCGACTGCGCCGGCCCGCTGTGGCACGGCGGCCACGCCCACCGGCTGCTCCACCACCTGACCCGGCAGGGCCCCGTCGTCGTGCTCCAGCCGCTGCCGCAGCGCATGTGGAACCGCACCCGGCTGCCCGTCACCTTCGGTGGACTGTCGCGCGGTGACACCCTGGGCGGCGGCGCCGTGCTGCGGGTGCGCACGGCCTCCGGCGCCGCCGAGGCCCGCCGCGGTGCGCTGGCCGTGCCCGTGCTGCCGCCGGAGCCGGTGGCCCTCGGGTCGTGGGCACGGCTGCTGGCCGGTGCCGGTCCGGTGCCCGGCGCCGTGGGCTGGGTGCGTGCCGACCATCCGGCCGCCGCGGCCACCCGCCCGGACCGCCGCCGCACGCCGTTGGAGCGGGTCAGCCGGTTCAGCGCCGGTGCCTCTCCGGCCGCCGCGCGCCTGGCCGTCTATCTCGCGGCGACCCCGCTCTGCCTCCCGGTGATGCAGCTGGTCCAGCGGACGATGCTGCCCGGCTCCGGCCCGTCCGAGCTCGCCGAGGTCCTGGTCGGCGGCCTGGTCACCCGGGCCCGCGCGGACCAGGGCGGCGACGGCTCCCAGTGGTACGACATCGACCCCGAGGTGCGCGAGGCCCTGCTGTCCCGGCTCGGGCGGGACGAGGCCATGCTGGTCCTCAAGCACTGCTCGGAGTACATCGAACAGCACTTCGGCAAGGGCGGCCCCAACTTCCCGGCGCTCGCGCTGGCCCAGCTCGGCGACGGCGGCCCCGGACGCCCGCACCCGCACCCCTCCGGCGGCGAGCCCGGGTACCCGGGCGAGAACGGCGGCGACGCCGGGACCGCCCCGGTCCCGCAGCCCTTCGCGGAGGTCGCGGCCCGGATCCTGGAGCGGTTCATGCCGTTGCCCGAGCAGTTCGCGACGTACGACAGCCGCACCGGCCCGCAGGTCACCGCGGAGCGGCCCACGCACCGGGCGGTCGTCCGGGCGCGCGCCCTGCTCGCCCGGTTCGACGGCGAGGGCATGGTTCAGGACGTCATCGACGCCGTGCAGCTGCTGCGCGGCGCCACCGAGCAGGAACGGCCGGCCGGCGCCGACCCGGAGCTGTGGGGCGAGTACGCGCGCTGCACCCTGCGGCTGTGGGAGGTGCAGGGCGGTACCGCGCTGCTGCGGGAGGCCACCCGGGCCGCCGAACGGGCCGCCGCGTCGCCGCACGCCCTGCGCGAGCGCGCCGTCCTCGCACGCGTACTGCACGCCGCCGCCACCGACGCGCGACGGCGCGGAGACCGGTCCGGCGCACTCGACCTGCTGCGGCGCGCCGACCGGGAGTACGCGGTCGCCTGCGCGGCACCCGGCCTGGACGAGGCGGAGGCGCTGCGGCTCACTCTGGAACGGGTCGCCTCCCTGGAGGCCCAGTGGCGCCTGGGCGGCGACAGCGCCCTTCTGCAGAGTGCCGTCGGCATGCTGGAGGCGTTCGCCGACGCCTGGCCCGACCGCGGCGACCGCCCCTCTCAGCTGCTGCTGGCCCACGGCCGCACCCTGCTGCGCCTGTCGGAGGTGACGGCGGACCCGGTCCAGGTCCGGCTGTACGCGGAGCAGTCGGCGCGGTCGCTGCGCCGGGGGCTGGAGGCCGGCCCGGCACCGGAGACCAACGAGTCCGTCCGTGACCGGGTCCGGGTGCTGATCGACCTCGTCGACGCGCTGCTGTCGGCGGGCGGCCCGCTGGACGAGGCCCAGGCCAGGACCGACGAGGCCCTCGGCCGGGTCCGCGAGCAGGGGCAGCGCGCGGCCCTGCTGGTCCGCGCCGGGCGGGTGGCCGTCGCACGCTACGCCGAGTCGGGGGAGCCGCCCGAACTGCACGGGGCCGCCGACCGGTTCGCACAGGCGGCGCACTGGATGTCCCGGGACGCGCCCGCGCACGCGGACGTGCTCGCCGAGTGGGGCGGCGTACTGCTCCGGCTGGCCACGCTGGAGCCCGCCGACCGGCGCCAGGGCCAGCTGTCCCGCGCGATCCGGGTGCTGCGGGACTGCCGGATGGAGACTCCGGCGGGCAGCCGGCGCGTCGCCCACCGGTTGCTGCTCCTCGGACAGGCGCTGATGGTCCGGTACCAGGCGCGCGGCGACCGGGTCGACCTCCGGGAGGCGGAGCATCTCTTCGGGCTCGCCGCGGCCGACGCGGAGGACCCGTTGCTGGCGGCACGCTGCCGACTGGAGCTGGGGCAGGCCCAGTTCGAGGCGTTCCAGAGCCTGGGCCGCGCGGCGCGCCTGGACGTGGCGGTCGAGGCCTTCCGGGCGGCCGCCGAGTCGGCCCGCCGGGCCGAGGAGGAGGCCGAAACCGAGCGTCGGCGCCAAGAAGCCGTGGAGCTGGCCGCACAGGCGCACCACTGGCGGGGTATGTCCTTCGAGGCGGCCGTGCGGCCCCGCGCGGCCCGGGAGGCTTACGCGGCGGCGCGGGCGCAGTGGGACCGGTTGCCGGACGACCGGCTGGCCACGGGGGAACCGACCGCACGGCAGACGGCGCAGCGGCTCGCCGACCTGGAGTGA
- the fxsT gene encoding FxSxx-COOH system tetratricopeptide repeat protein, which translates to MSGARKPVETAERGTARQTVTIHFAGFNRAWAAWIGDRLERRGVRVVPLRWDSPADVPLVDLLRDLTLAEGRVLIIVSEWYFQLGPRTHEEWNAALREIVAPDPSRFAAVSVTTAAVPAAAAVLAPVALTNMGAEEAERRLLDRLDLPSEALAETSAESRRAPRFPAAMPDVWGVVPRRNTRFTGREPLFNEAYHLLQSSEPGAGVLTLHGMSGVGKTQFAAEYAHRFGSEYDVVWWVNAEKRVTYRRQLAELAPKLNLRTGQEYGERLRAVRDALRRGEPYSRWLLVLDGADEPDQIWDLLPTGPGHVIVTSRNPEWSEHNSKLLEVRVYPRDESVAFIRRRAPRLSEADADQLAEALGDLPLLLDQTAGWLNDSDLSVDEYIALLEGGIDSDVVKVSADFPLAFQTAWSILLNKLRETVPESVDLLRLCTFFAPGFIPVRLLKEMPVDELPEQLAGLLNDPLLWNKAINQLRTYSVVRLESHEASLDEPVSAGESLYLHRMVHQIVHKDMPDADRSEFIDVVRRALAAADPGRPTETRLWPGYAEIVPHLKYADVLKSKDAKVQRMVLNCLRYMYFSGEYRAGIKLGERALTAWRRLLGPTHARIWELTYHYTNLLRAMGDYARTEALSRDAVEHLREERGPQDLDHLRAAAGLGGDLRGLARYDEALELSQWVLAAYRELLGDQDSRTLNAQNNLGVSLRLLGRYEETLETDRSTMEARRQLLRARHPWALSSEITYAIDLRLLGRYADAESLQAKNVRENRIVMGPDNPQTLKAEYNLALCRYRLGERAPRGEEPGTMLSSVLERGERVLGETHPLTLIFATGQSCYAREHGDIDQARELSEAVVARYEMMLPAGHPFIAGARANQALILRNVGEREHGHVLVEQALAEMTQAVGESHPWTVGCALNASALRNLVGDTEGAAELSRDTAARAIESLGRTHPLTLSTRIAYAADLRGLRDRRQAEKVEQEALSDLDATLGSKHTHTVSARSRNRPYWDFEPQTT; encoded by the coding sequence ATGTCTGGAGCTCGCAAGCCGGTCGAGACGGCCGAGAGGGGGACCGCCAGGCAGACGGTCACGATCCACTTCGCAGGCTTCAACCGCGCCTGGGCGGCCTGGATCGGGGACCGGCTGGAGCGGCGTGGCGTACGGGTGGTGCCCCTGCGCTGGGACTCCCCGGCCGATGTCCCGCTGGTGGACCTGCTGCGCGACCTGACGCTCGCCGAGGGCCGGGTCCTCATCATCGTCAGCGAGTGGTACTTCCAGCTCGGACCGCGCACCCACGAGGAGTGGAACGCGGCCCTGCGCGAGATCGTCGCCCCCGACCCCTCCCGGTTCGCGGCCGTGTCGGTCACCACGGCGGCGGTCCCGGCCGCCGCGGCCGTACTGGCACCGGTCGCCCTGACCAACATGGGCGCCGAGGAGGCGGAGCGCCGCCTGCTGGACCGGCTCGACCTGCCGTCCGAGGCGCTCGCCGAGACCTCGGCGGAGTCACGGCGAGCGCCGCGGTTCCCGGCGGCGATGCCGGACGTGTGGGGCGTGGTGCCGCGGCGCAACACCCGCTTCACCGGCCGCGAGCCGCTGTTCAACGAGGCCTACCACCTGCTCCAGAGCTCCGAGCCCGGCGCCGGTGTGCTGACCCTGCACGGCATGTCCGGGGTGGGCAAGACCCAGTTCGCCGCCGAGTACGCACACCGTTTCGGGTCCGAGTACGACGTCGTCTGGTGGGTGAACGCGGAGAAGCGCGTCACCTACCGGCGGCAACTGGCCGAGCTCGCCCCGAAACTGAACCTGCGGACCGGTCAGGAGTACGGCGAGCGGCTGCGCGCGGTACGCGACGCGCTCCGTCGCGGGGAGCCCTACTCGAGGTGGTTGCTGGTCCTCGACGGGGCGGACGAGCCGGACCAGATCTGGGACCTGCTGCCGACCGGGCCCGGACACGTCATCGTCACCTCGCGCAACCCCGAGTGGAGCGAGCACAACAGCAAGCTGCTCGAGGTCCGGGTCTATCCCCGCGACGAGTCGGTCGCGTTCATCCGCCGCCGCGCCCCCCGCCTGTCGGAGGCGGACGCCGACCAACTGGCCGAGGCGCTGGGCGACCTGCCGCTGCTGCTCGACCAGACGGCGGGCTGGCTCAACGACTCCGACCTGTCGGTCGACGAGTACATCGCCCTGCTGGAGGGCGGTATCGACAGCGATGTGGTGAAGGTGTCGGCGGACTTCCCGCTGGCCTTCCAGACCGCCTGGTCGATACTGCTGAACAAACTCCGGGAGACCGTCCCGGAGTCCGTCGACCTCCTGCGCCTGTGCACCTTCTTCGCACCGGGTTTCATCCCCGTACGCCTGCTGAAGGAGATGCCCGTCGACGAGCTGCCCGAGCAGCTCGCCGGACTGCTCAACGACCCGCTGCTGTGGAACAAGGCGATCAACCAGCTGCGCACCTACTCGGTGGTCCGGCTGGAGTCCCACGAGGCGTCCCTCGACGAACCGGTGTCCGCCGGCGAATCGCTCTACCTGCACCGCATGGTCCACCAGATCGTGCACAAGGACATGCCGGACGCCGACCGCAGCGAGTTCATCGACGTCGTACGGCGGGCCCTCGCCGCGGCCGATCCGGGCCGGCCGACCGAAACCCGGCTGTGGCCCGGCTACGCGGAGATCGTGCCGCACCTGAAGTACGCGGACGTCCTCAAGAGCAAGGACGCGAAGGTCCAGCGCATGGTCCTGAACTGCCTGCGCTACATGTACTTCTCCGGCGAGTACCGGGCCGGCATCAAACTCGGCGAGCGGGCCCTCACCGCCTGGCGCCGCCTGCTCGGTCCGACCCACGCGCGGATCTGGGAGCTGACCTACCACTACACCAACCTGCTGCGCGCCATGGGGGACTACGCCCGCACCGAGGCCCTCAGCCGCGACGCGGTCGAGCACCTCAGGGAGGAACGCGGACCGCAGGACCTCGACCACCTGCGCGCCGCCGCGGGCCTGGGCGGCGACCTGCGCGGCCTGGCCCGCTACGACGAGGCCCTAGAACTCTCCCAGTGGGTCCTGGCGGCCTACCGCGAACTCCTCGGCGACCAGGACTCCAGGACCCTGAACGCGCAGAACAACCTGGGTGTCTCCCTGCGCCTGCTCGGCCGCTACGAGGAGACGCTGGAGACCGACCGCAGCACCATGGAGGCGCGTCGCCAACTGCTGCGCGCCCGCCATCCGTGGGCGCTCAGCTCCGAGATCACGTACGCCATCGACCTCCGCCTGCTGGGCCGCTACGCCGACGCCGAGTCCCTCCAGGCGAAGAACGTGCGCGAGAACCGCATCGTGATGGGCCCGGACAACCCGCAGACCCTCAAGGCCGAGTACAACCTGGCGCTGTGCCGGTACCGCCTCGGCGAGCGGGCACCTCGCGGCGAGGAGCCGGGAACGATGCTGAGCAGTGTCCTGGAGCGCGGAGAACGTGTACTGGGCGAGACCCATCCGCTCACGCTGATCTTCGCGACCGGCCAGAGCTGCTACGCCCGCGAACACGGCGACATCGACCAGGCCCGCGAGCTCAGCGAGGCAGTCGTCGCCCGCTACGAGATGATGCTCCCCGCAGGGCACCCGTTCATCGCCGGGGCCCGCGCCAACCAGGCACTGATCCTGCGCAACGTCGGCGAACGCGAGCACGGCCACGTCCTCGTCGAACAGGCGCTGGCCGAGATGACGCAGGCCGTCGGCGAGAGCCACCCCTGGACAGTCGGCTGTGCCCTGAACGCCTCCGCGCTGCGGAACCTGGTGGGCGACACCGAGGGGGCCGCCGAACTCAGCCGGGACACGGCGGCGCGCGCCATCGAGTCGCTCGGGCGGACGCACCCGCTCACGCTGTCGACCCGTATCGCGTACGCGGCGGACCTGCGCGGCCTGCGGGACCGCCGGCAGGCGGAGAAGGTCGAGCAGGAGGCACTGTCCGACCTCGACGCGACACTGGGCAGCAAACACACGCACACCGTCTCCGCCCGTTCCCGCAACCGTCCGTACTGGGACTTCGAGCCCCAGACCACCTGA
- a CDS encoding AAA family ATPase, producing MSESSEWLIYRGAGEPHDGIDRLPDPPPWRDFTSRDAAGSGDGSEDRRLGAHRHLAELHRPGAEELEMINAALYLRRPLLVTGSPGAGKSTLAHSVAYELGLGNVLRWSIVSRSELQDGLYHYDAIARLQDVQIAAQADNGPGSGTPGAVDGIGGYIRLGPLGTALLPSDKPRVLLIDELDKSDIDLPNDLLNVLEEGEFAIPELERVADRLPDRTAEVLTADGVKVPVRDGRVRCRAFPFVVLTSNGERDFPAPLMRRCIHLELGRPDHNRLATFVRAHLGDEAARAGDDLVTRFLERSRSELLATDQLLNAIYLTDAAATPSRDRLADLLIQRLDRPR from the coding sequence ATGAGCGAATCCAGCGAGTGGCTCATCTACCGGGGCGCGGGCGAACCCCACGACGGCATCGACCGCCTTCCCGACCCGCCCCCGTGGCGGGACTTCACGAGCCGGGACGCGGCGGGTTCCGGCGACGGGTCCGAGGATCGCAGGCTCGGCGCCCACCGGCACCTGGCCGAGCTGCACCGCCCGGGCGCCGAGGAACTCGAGATGATCAACGCCGCGCTGTACCTGCGCCGGCCGCTCCTCGTCACCGGCAGCCCCGGCGCGGGCAAGAGCACCCTGGCCCACTCGGTGGCCTACGAACTGGGCCTGGGCAACGTACTGCGCTGGTCCATCGTCAGCCGCTCCGAACTCCAGGACGGCCTCTACCACTACGACGCCATCGCCCGGCTGCAGGACGTGCAGATCGCCGCGCAGGCGGACAACGGTCCGGGGTCCGGGACGCCGGGCGCGGTCGACGGCATCGGCGGCTACATCCGGCTCGGTCCCCTCGGCACCGCGCTGCTGCCCTCCGACAAGCCGCGCGTCCTGCTCATCGACGAGCTGGACAAGAGCGACATCGACCTGCCCAACGACCTCCTGAACGTACTGGAGGAGGGCGAGTTCGCCATCCCCGAGCTGGAACGCGTCGCGGACCGGCTGCCGGACCGCACGGCCGAGGTGCTCACCGCGGACGGCGTGAAGGTGCCGGTGCGCGACGGCCGCGTGCGCTGCCGTGCCTTCCCGTTCGTGGTGCTCACCAGCAACGGCGAACGCGACTTCCCGGCCCCGCTGATGCGGCGCTGCATCCACCTGGAGCTGGGCCGCCCCGACCACAACCGGCTCGCCACCTTCGTACGGGCCCACCTGGGCGACGAGGCGGCACGCGCGGGCGACGACCTCGTCACGCGGTTCCTGGAGCGGTCCCGCAGCGAGCTGCTGGCCACGGACCAGTTGCTCAACGCGATATACCTCACCGACGCCGCCGCCACGCCCAGCCGCGACCGCCTGGCCGACCTGCTCATCCAGCGGCTCGATCGCCCGAGGTGA
- a CDS encoding aKG-HExxH-type peptide beta-hydroxylase, whose amino-acid sequence MFPVVPERALLELARTEGGSDTLTLLVRDQDTRRLLLLRAVLDAAEGAERSVCTAAQKARLRADWALLTEADRLPSPGAPTSEHRPGRAATRRDRDAPPGARGTSAVADAPTGAWSTHAADDAPTGAWRSRAGAGAAPAGGDARFANPARARLFHPLTGPWARSCLRGLDAAPGPAGGERERRLRRDLAHFSAIAAVVAAGAGIPFSTRLTARAGVLALPSLGALHTARSGDVPVDVTCTEGRLVLRQADAPDVTVHLESGVGAWSGALAWTPAHALPGLTPTAPPLPLDDLDPYRELPDGPGHGDLRTPLALDDAERKRWLQAWSGTALALRTGGAQRLAEAGALLRCLVPLETPHDVGTGRGSCSATRREAFGALLSSTPPDPVTLAATLVHELQHAKLAALSDLVTLHRAGPAARYFAPWRADPRPYDGLLQGTYSHLALAAFHQRRALVDGLPDRDWAWAQHARYRAQVGAALPALVGSPDLTVRGRRFVDEMAATHERMAEHPAPRGHVARAQAYVASARTLWTRRHASTLPPSNG is encoded by the coding sequence ATGTTTCCAGTCGTTCCCGAGCGGGCCCTTCTCGAACTCGCCCGGACCGAGGGCGGATCCGACACCCTGACGCTCCTCGTGCGGGACCAGGACACGCGGCGGCTGCTCCTGCTGCGTGCGGTGCTCGACGCGGCCGAGGGGGCGGAGCGGTCCGTCTGCACCGCCGCGCAGAAGGCGAGGCTGCGCGCGGACTGGGCGCTGCTGACCGAGGCGGACCGGCTCCCGTCGCCGGGCGCGCCGACCTCGGAGCACCGGCCCGGCCGCGCGGCAACGCGCCGCGACCGCGACGCCCCGCCCGGTGCGCGGGGTACGAGCGCCGTCGCCGACGCCCCGACCGGTGCGTGGAGTACCCATGCCGCCGACGACGCGCCGACCGGTGCGTGGCGTAGCCGGGCGGGAGCCGGTGCGGCTCCGGCCGGTGGCGACGCGCGGTTCGCGAACCCGGCGCGTGCCCGTCTGTTCCATCCCCTCACCGGCCCCTGGGCGCGCTCCTGTCTGCGTGGCCTCGACGCCGCCCCGGGGCCGGCGGGCGGCGAGCGGGAGCGGCGGCTGCGGCGCGACCTCGCGCACTTCAGCGCGATCGCCGCGGTGGTCGCCGCCGGTGCCGGCATCCCGTTCAGCACCCGGCTCACGGCCCGCGCCGGAGTCCTCGCCCTCCCCTCGCTCGGCGCCCTGCACACGGCCCGGTCCGGCGACGTACCCGTCGACGTCACCTGCACCGAAGGCCGGCTGGTCCTGCGCCAGGCCGACGCCCCCGACGTGACCGTCCACCTGGAGAGCGGCGTCGGCGCCTGGTCAGGCGCCCTCGCCTGGACGCCCGCCCACGCGCTCCCCGGCCTCACCCCGACGGCACCGCCCCTGCCGCTGGACGACCTCGACCCGTACCGCGAGCTGCCCGACGGCCCCGGCCACGGCGACCTGCGCACACCGCTCGCCCTCGACGACGCGGAACGCAAACGCTGGCTGCAGGCCTGGTCCGGCACGGCCCTCGCGCTCCGCACGGGCGGCGCGCAACGCCTCGCCGAAGCGGGCGCGCTGCTGCGCTGCCTCGTCCCGCTGGAGACGCCCCACGACGTCGGCACCGGCCGCGGCAGTTGCAGCGCCACCCGCCGTGAGGCGTTCGGTGCCCTCCTCAGCAGCACCCCGCCCGACCCCGTGACCCTCGCCGCCACCCTCGTCCACGAGTTGCAGCACGCCAAACTCGCCGCTCTCAGCGACCTGGTGACCCTGCACCGAGCGGGGCCCGCGGCGCGGTACTTCGCCCCCTGGCGCGCCGATCCCCGGCCCTACGACGGCCTGCTCCAGGGCACGTACTCGCACCTCGCGCTGGCCGCGTTCCACCAGCGCCGGGCACTCGTCGACGGGCTGCCGGACCGGGACTGGGCGTGGGCCCAGCACGCGCGCTACCGCGCCCAGGTCGGGGCCGCCCTGCCCGCCCTCGTCGGCTCGCCCGACCTCACCGTGCGGGGACGCCGGTTCGTCGACGAGATGGCCGCCACCCACGAACGGATGGCGGAACATCCCGCGCCTAGGGGCCACGTCGCACGCGCGCAGGCGTACGTGGCCTCCGCGCGCACACTGTGGACCCGGCGTCACGCCTCCACGCTCCCGCCCTCTAACGGATGA